The genomic region GCGCGTCGGTAGCCGGCTGCCAGATCGTCCACCAACGGACCGACGGACCAGCCGTCGCAGACGAGGTGGTGGAAGGTGAGGACGAGCAGGTGCTCGTCGTCGCCGTGGTCGACCTCGTGCAGCAGGGTGGCGTTCCACAGCGGTCCAGCAGCGATGTCGAAGTGTTGCCGGACGAGGTCCCGGACGACGGTCGCGGTGGCACCCGCGGGCACCTCGTGCACCTCGAGCAGCCGGGCCGGCGGCGCGGACATGCGGATCACCCCGCGGCCGGCCACTTCCGGGAAAGACCAGCGCAGCACCGGATGACGGTCCAGGAGCGAGGTCAGCGCCGACCGCAGGGCATCCGGGTCCAGCGGTCCGACCAGGGAGTAGGCAACAGCGATGTTCGACTCGTGGCTGGAGCGGCTGACCAGCTCGGTCAGCCAGAGCCGCTGCTGGGCGGCCGAGAGCCGGCCCGGCGGCTCAGCATCCGCGCCGGCATCCTCGCCTGCCCGGGTGTCGACGTGGGTATGAGGAGTGAACCGGGCGGGGAGGGTGGCGGTGCTGTGCGTCTCGACGCCCGGATCGGGGGCTCGGGCCGCGACCAGCCGTGCCAACGATCTGGCGTCTGCAGCGCGCAGCACCTCGACGGTGCGCACCGTGCGGCTCGTGCGCCGCCGGATCCCGTCCACCATGGCCATGGCCGAGACCGACGACCCACCGCAGGCGTACAGCCCGGCGCCCTCGACCACCGGCCCGACGTGTTCGGTCCACAGCCCCAGCACGGTTTCCACGACATCGGTTGTCGGGACGTCTGTGGTGGGGAGGTCGGCGGCTGTCGGCGCGATCTGAGAGCCATCGGGCGGCGGGACGATCCGCGCTGCCTCGGCAGCGCCCCTGGCAGCTCGGCGGGCGGCCAACGCGGACAGGTCGATCTTGTCGGAAGCGTTGCGGTGCAGCGCATCCTCGTGATGGATCGCCGAGGGGATCATCGCAGACGGCAGTCGGTCGGCCAGCCAGTCGACGAGGTCGGCGGCGGCGACCTCGCCGGTGTGGTGGGCGACCAACCGGCGGCTGCCGTCGGCTGCCCGATCGATGTCGGCGACCGCGAGGACGACAGCGGGATGCGCGGTCAGCGCTGCCTCCACCTCGCCGAGCTCGACCCGGTGGCCCCGGATCTTCACCTGCCGATCGGCGCGGCCCAGGAACTGCACGGTGTGATCGGCATTCCACCGGCACCGGTCTCCGGTGCGGTAGTAGCGGACACCGTCGAGGACGACGAATCGATGTGCCGTCAGCTCCGGATCGTCCAGGTAGCCGAGTGCGAGCCCAGGACCCGCGATCAGCAGCTCCCCTTCGTCCTGGAACGGCACGGGCAGCAGGGAGTCCGGATCGGCGACGACCAGGTGGTGCCCACCGTGCGGCCGCCCGATCGGCAGTGCGGACGTCCAACTGCCGGAGGCGTCGAGCGAGCAGACGGCAACGGTGCTCTCGGTCGGCCCGTAGGAGTTGATGAACCGCCGATCGCTGCCGGTTGTCCAGCGCTCGACCTGTTCGGGGCCGGGCGCCTCCGCGCCGGTGTGCAACACACGCAGTGTCGGCAACGCCGCCGGGTGCAGCAGCGGCAGCACAGCAACTGGGAAGAAGCCGTAGCTGATCCGATGGTGTGCGCAGAACTCCTGCAGCAGAACGGGATCCATCCGCTCCGCTGCGCCGGCGACGAACAGCGGTGCGCCGTGCACCAGGGCGCAGAACATCTCCATGACCGACGGATCGAAGGTGGTGGCCGTCAGGGCCAACACCCGATCGGCGTCGGTGATGCCCAGGTAGCGGCCCATCGACCAGGCGAACTCCACCAGCGCACGGTGCGGGATGCGCACGCCCTTGGGGACACCCGTCGAGCCGGAGGTGAACAGCAGGTAGGCCTCGTCCTCGGGTGCCGCTACCGGCCGCGCCGCGGTCGCGGACCCGTGCTCCCGGGCCGGGCGGTGACGCAGCGGGTCGATGGCCAGCCTGACCACCGCCGCACCGGGAGTGTCTGCAGGCGCCGTTCCGGCGGTGCTGGCAGGTGCCGTTCCGGCGGTGCGGGCAGGGGCCGTTGCGGCGGCTCCGGAGGTCGCCGACTCGGGACCGACCAGCACCGCGACTGGCGCGGCGGCCCTGACGATCTGTGCCATCCGTTGCGGCGCAGACGGATCCAATGGCACGGCCGAGCAGCCTGCCCGGAGCGCCGCGAGGAAACCGACGACGTGTCGCACGCCTCGACCGAGATCCAGCGCCACCCGGCGAGGCCCGTCGCGGCCGACCAGGCCCAGGATCTCTTCGGCGACCGCAGCAGTCCACCGGTCCAGTTCGGCGGCGGTGAGCTCGCCCTCAGCATCGCGGACGACCATCGCATCGGGGGTGCGGCGCCACCGGTGAAGGACTGCCTCGACGACCGTCGGGAAGGGAGCTGTGGCGGTATCGGCATCCGGTTCGGAGCCGACGGCGGCGCGAACCGGGGAATCGACGGTGCTCGTCATCGGCCGGCCACCGCCGGATCGGAGGTGCTGGTCCGGTCGCCGCCGGACAGGGCATTCACACTTGCTGCGACGGACGGCGGTGCCGGGGCGTCCGTCTTCGGCACGCCGGAAGCGTCGGTGACCGGGACGGCCTGGGGACCGGTCGAGAACTCGTCCCGCTCGACGCACTGCATCCGCAGTTCGCAGACATAGCGCCGGCCCTCGGCGTCGGGCAACCAGTTCTGCTCGAGGTCGGGCAGAGCTTCGCTGAGGGACAAGGTGACCTGCGGCCCCTCAGCCAACACGGCGGAGCGGACCATGCAGCCGAAGACGTCGGCGAGCACCGGGCTCGTCAGGTCGACGAAGAACGGCTTGATCTCGCTGCCGAGCTTGACGTAGCAACGATCCGGCAGGTGCAGCTCGGCGGCGAGCCGTCGGGCTTCGACGAAACGGTTCGGAGCGTCCGTGATCCGGCCGAAAGCTGTTTCCCCGCAGGTGATCCGCCAGGACCGGCGGTTGATCACCAACCCGTCGATGCTGATCCGCGGGGTGTACCTGGCGGGGGTGACCATCTTGAACGCGTCGACGGTGTGGATCCACAGCAGATCGGCCAGCACGTCGATCAGCGACCAGCGCAGGCCGCCGTGGAACACCCCGACACCCTGGTCGTCGCGGACGACCAACGCGTCCCCCGGAGGGAGGAAGTGGGGCTCGGCGATCCCCCGCACCGGCTCCGGCGCGACCGGCAGGTACCTGTCCTGCGGGCCGTCGAAGACGGTCGACAGTCGGCCCAGCTGGCGGGGCCAGCTGTCGGCGTGCAGGACGTGGACCCGGTGCGAGCCGATGTCCGCGGTCAGTGCCTCGGCCAACACGTCGGGATGCGGGTGGGCCAGCGTGGTGGCGGCCGAATCGAAGGTCCCACCGCCGGTGTGCAGCTCGCCCAGCACGGGCGTGAACTCGCCGGCGAGCAACGCATCCAGCCCGTTCGCGGCGATCTGCAGATCGGGCGAATGGATGTGGGCAGCGCGCCACCGCAGCGGTAGCCGGGGGAAGAGCCTGTCCATCTCCGGCGCGAGGTCGGCGCTGGACAGCTCGATCGAGCCGGTCAGCCCGTCCTGTGGCTCCGCCCCTGCGGTGCCCAGCAACTCCGCCCACCGGCCGGCGAACTCGTCCGTCTGGGACGCGACCAGGTTGTGCTCACCCCAGAGCAGACCCTGGGCCAGGAACAGCAGGTCGGACAACGGCATCGGACGACCGTCACCCATCTCGTCGACCAGGTCCCCGAACGCCGCGGTGAAGGTCGCCTCCAGATGGGCGCACCACCAGTGGGCAGCCTGCAGGAGCAGGCCCATCGGCGCCGCGATCCGCTCGACCAGCGCTGGACCGAAGCGGACGGCCAGGTCACGTGCGGTGTCCTCGTAGGCGAGCTTGCGGCCGGCATAGGTCTCGCCAGGGCGTCGCTCCGTCACCTCCGAGACCTGTTGCCGGAACACCTCTTTCAGTGCGTTGTCCGCGGCGAGCACCGCGGTCGGGTCGCCGGCGGCGGCGGCCAGGGCGGCCCGGGCGGTGTCCAGCGCGTCGAAGCGATGCAGTGCGGCTGCGCGGGCTGGTTCCGGCAGGGCCTGCAGATCGGCCAGCAGACGGTCGGCCACGTCGTGCACGTGACGGACGTCGAAACCGACGCTGAGCAGGCCGCGTTCGGTGAGCCGGCGCAGGGTGAGATCGGCGTCACCCGCCGTTCGGGCGGCGCCCGCGGCGACCGCGTCGACGACGAGAGCGCTCCGGGCGCGGCCGTCGGCGGCCTGCAGCAGCCACTGCTCCTGGGAGCTGAGCTGCAGCGGCTTGCCGGTGGCAGCACGCGCGGTGGCGGGTGAACCGGCTACCGGCGGGGTGAG from Nakamurella sp. A5-74 harbors:
- a CDS encoding amino acid adenylation domain-containing protein; its protein translation is MTSTVDSPVRAAVGSEPDADTATAPFPTVVEAVLHRWRRTPDAMVVRDAEGELTAAELDRWTAAVAEEILGLVGRDGPRRVALDLGRGVRHVVGFLAALRAGCSAVPLDPSAPQRMAQIVRAAAPVAVLVGPESATSGAAATAPARTAGTAPASTAGTAPADTPGAAVVRLAIDPLRHRPAREHGSATAARPVAAPEDEAYLLFTSGSTGVPKGVRIPHRALVEFAWSMGRYLGITDADRVLALTATTFDPSVMEMFCALVHGAPLFVAGAAERMDPVLLQEFCAHHRISYGFFPVAVLPLLHPAALPTLRVLHTGAEAPGPEQVERWTTGSDRRFINSYGPTESTVAVCSLDASGSWTSALPIGRPHGGHHLVVADPDSLLPVPFQDEGELLIAGPGLALGYLDDPELTAHRFVVLDGVRYYRTGDRCRWNADHTVQFLGRADRQVKIRGHRVELGEVEAALTAHPAVVLAVADIDRAADGSRRLVAHHTGEVAAADLVDWLADRLPSAMIPSAIHHEDALHRNASDKIDLSALAARRAARGAAEAARIVPPPDGSQIAPTAADLPTTDVPTTDVVETVLGLWTEHVGPVVEGAGLYACGGSSVSAMAMVDGIRRRTSRTVRTVEVLRAADARSLARLVAARAPDPGVETHSTATLPARFTPHTHVDTRAGEDAGADAEPPGRLSAAQQRLWLTELVSRSSHESNIAVAYSLVGPLDPDALRSALTSLLDRHPVLRWSFPEVAGRGVIRMSAPPARLLEVHEVPAGATATVVRDLVRQHFDIAAGPLWNATLLHEVDHGDDEHLLVLTFHHLVCDGWSVGPLVDDLAAGYRRATAGNPPDASSAGSFAAHIEWEHERHRNGGPADALWWAEHLAGVPDMIELADPAPTAATSVGAERAIGEYSASLLRDRAALDEAARSLNASTAAVLLATLGVLLRRRTGCDEVVVGLVVAGRDHPESVATVGMFSDIVPVVLRPGASPTFRAAVLAAEQEIADTADHAAVSLQEIIRVARARRVDGRGTLVQVLFNLYNFPLPIPDLGGPVVTAVEVPASGSPFDLTLYVQPDPSSAEHDGATAAMISRAVLRPGLVARGDQVPQEFSTLLAALLADPVAPLQIAVPASLTEAAAAPHPDDVPAGSAFHDAPAGSAFHDAPAGSAFHDTGHGRRASASVPPATPTERALVAIWTDVLQSEITGVTDNFFDVGGHSLAVAEVRAGIATQLGREVSMVDLFTWPTVREIADQLDAAVARSAAPTDTAGDRPMTHVAAPVDRGAARRAAARRSPRTAPQRRERS
- a CDS encoding lantibiotic dehydratase; the protein is MTSPHTVALGSTGWEIWRDVIIRSAGFPVEGLQQLQDAPAAAAVDSALAAAATPQQLKALAEEALHRQLPTVERIATDPLLREAIAWQNPNVFHALGRVVPDGPRNSRYYQGVRTVGRYWQRYCSKNESIGFFGPATWARIDDDGPTVQARPGSGLLARRWTKLEDWALDALASAIAADPAVAPHLPVRIPSSVILTPPVAGSPATARAATGKPLQLSSQEQWLLQAADGRARSALVVDAVAAGAARTAGDADLTLRRLTERGLLSVGFDVRHVHDVADRLLADLQALPEPARAAALHRFDALDTARAALAAAAGDPTAVLAADNALKEVFRQQVSEVTERRPGETYAGRKLAYEDTARDLAVRFGPALVERIAAPMGLLLQAAHWWCAHLEATFTAAFGDLVDEMGDGRPMPLSDLLFLAQGLLWGEHNLVASQTDEFAGRWAELLGTAGAEPQDGLTGSIELSSADLAPEMDRLFPRLPLRWRAAHIHSPDLQIAANGLDALLAGEFTPVLGELHTGGGTFDSAATTLAHPHPDVLAEALTADIGSHRVHVLHADSWPRQLGRLSTVFDGPQDRYLPVAPEPVRGIAEPHFLPPGDALVVRDDQGVGVFHGGLRWSLIDVLADLLWIHTVDAFKMVTPARYTPRISIDGLVINRRSWRITCGETAFGRITDAPNRFVEARRLAAELHLPDRCYVKLGSEIKPFFVDLTSPVLADVFGCMVRSAVLAEGPQVTLSLSEALPDLEQNWLPDAEGRRYVCELRMQCVERDEFSTGPQAVPVTDASGVPKTDAPAPPSVAASVNALSGGDRTSTSDPAVAGR